The Geothrix sp. genome window below encodes:
- a CDS encoding tetratricopeptide repeat protein: protein MILLLLLSPAAQVQSQIQSQGLAAPLPAPAEALVRTKDWAGLADWFETVPPATRGAHYEMWIQALNRSRRWERLAAVCEALQPQLEAKSGPRLATYRLYRAQALSQLGRHGDAAAAHAENGRLGYPDGFPNACAEARLAQDWSTLQTCADALLEARPGDAMGQAWKGEALARQGRLAEAEPILREAVAKEPGIAHAWNNLGRCLNEKKAWTEACEALDRALTLEPGQLEALFNRGRARFELKRYRESRDDFRAALALRPDDPVLTENLRQAERYAALPAPKRP, encoded by the coding sequence ATGATCCTTCTGCTCCTCCTGTCCCCGGCCGCCCAGGTCCAGTCCCAGATCCAATCCCAGGGCCTGGCCGCCCCCCTGCCCGCCCCGGCGGAAGCCCTGGTCCGGACCAAGGACTGGGCCGGCCTCGCGGACTGGTTCGAGACGGTACCGCCCGCCACCCGGGGCGCCCACTACGAGATGTGGATCCAGGCCCTCAACCGAAGCCGGCGCTGGGAGCGGCTCGCGGCAGTCTGCGAGGCGCTGCAGCCCCAGCTGGAAGCCAAATCCGGCCCCCGCCTGGCCACCTACCGCCTCTACCGCGCCCAGGCCCTGAGCCAGCTGGGGCGCCATGGGGACGCTGCGGCCGCCCATGCCGAGAACGGCCGCCTCGGCTACCCCGATGGCTTTCCCAACGCCTGTGCCGAGGCCCGCCTGGCGCAGGACTGGAGCACCCTCCAGACCTGCGCCGACGCACTGCTCGAGGCGCGGCCGGGGGATGCCATGGGCCAGGCCTGGAAGGGCGAGGCCCTGGCGCGCCAGGGGCGCCTGGCCGAGGCCGAGCCGATCCTCCGGGAGGCCGTGGCGAAGGAGCCAGGGATCGCCCACGCCTGGAACAACCTGGGCCGCTGCCTCAACGAGAAGAAGGCCTGGACCGAGGCCTGCGAGGCCCTGGACCGAGCCCTGACCCTGGAGCCCGGCCAACTCGAGGCCCTCTTCAACCGCGGCCGCGCCCGCTTCGAGCTGAAGCGCTACCGGGAGAGCCGCGACGATTTCCGCGCCGCCCTCGCCCTGCGCCCCGACGACCCCGTCCTCACCGAAAACCTGCGCCAAGCCGAGCGCTACGCCGCCCTGCCCGCCCCCAAGCGGCCTTAG